The Arachis ipaensis cultivar K30076 chromosome B03, Araip1.1, whole genome shotgun sequence region GTATATATAATAACCCTTTGACACCAATATTCCATTCTCATAATAATCACAAATACACACACATAGAGATAGAGAAGCATGAAATACAATGAGATATACCATTTCCACCACCCTTATCACAAGCTGAAGTTCGAGAACTCTGAAATCCCATTCAAATGTGATGGATGCAAGGAAGTCGGCATAGGGTCACGCTACAAATGCTCCACTAACACCCTTTGTGACTATGATCTTCACATGCAATGTGCATTACCTTCCCCTACTTTCTTCCACCCTTTCTACAGAAAATGCAACTTCCAATTCATGTCTCACCCTCCAGGTTACCGTTCACTTTACACAATTGTTCAATTATATTAAGAGTCTGTTGTTGGTCAAAAGTTGTTGCatagaccgtccgatttgtgtactctaaatttttttaattttttaaacacaaattagTGGTCCAATTGTAtcccaaatttttaaaattttttacacaTAAATCGAAGGGTCCCATCTATGTACCTTCTATAGTTTTAAAAAACACCAGAAATTATCACGTTAAAGTATAACACTCCTCCTACTTCCATATCTAAATTTTTTAGCCTTCTGTGTGTGCCCTTTTATTAGGTGTTTTTCCGGTACTAAAATTTTGTGAATGGGTGATATCAGGTGAGACGGCACGATACTGCAATGCATGTGAGAAGGACGTGAATGGGTTCGTGTACCATTGTAGGTCATGCGGCTATGATCTGCACCCATGCTGCGCGAAGCTTCCGATGGTTGTGGAGGAGGGTGAAGTGAAGCTTTACCTGTACAGAAAAGTGAGGTCATGGTGCCACCATTGCGGTAGAAAGGGAGGTAGTTGGAGTTACAGGTCGAAGTGCAAGAGCTACACCGTTCATGTGGCGTGTGTGAGGGAGATGCTTGTGGAGAATTGGCACCATGTTTATACAAACAGCATCAGCATCAGCATGCAGAGTAGTGTGCATAGGAGTAAGGGGAGGATGAAGAACAGGTGCTGTGATATTGCAGCATTTGCTCTGCAGATTGTTATCTCAGCGATCTTGGGAGATCCAACGCCTATCATTTCTGCCATTGTTGCCTCACTCATTTCAACTTCTTAGAATCTCATCCAAATCTATGCGCGCCTATTATGTTCTTCAATCTACAAAAACAATAACTTTATCGTGTTGATTACCTATAAATCTTTACATAGATTCTgaatagtttgaattttgaatgatttgatAACTAGAATATAGAATTTGAGTTTGTTTTGACTTGAGTTCAACCCTGTACAAAAAAGCTATCGTATGAAAAGATCTTCATATAATATAGAGATATTTATATGTTAAATAGTTNNNNNNNNNNNNNNNNNNNNNNNNNNNNNNNNNNNNNNNNNNNNNNNNNNNNNNNNNNNNNNNTTTTAACTATAGTATAtatatgaaaatatttttatgtgagaaattatttaatataaattttttttttttgaaaataagagcTCAACAAAATAGAATGGAGGTAGAGTTAGACAGCCCCACAATTCTAACTACAACTAAAACACAAACCCAAAATAACAAATAGTCCGCATGTCGTCTTCGGCATAGCTATTAATAACAAAAGAGATCAACACCTATCCACTCGTTAACACTGATCACAGTCTTATTAATAATCTCTTCAACACCTTTGCTTTTATTCTGAAAAATACTCATATTCCTTTCCATCCAAATGTTCTACACGATAGCACAAAAGTATCTTATCCTATGCTTgcttatttaatataaaattaaacatgctatttcattttctataatataataaatttagcTATAAAAATAATCTAAATAAGAGTACTTGATTTTTCGCTCATGTATAATAGTTTGCATATTCTATTAAAACTTACTAAAATAATATACTAATAGAGTGATGATTGAGAGTCTTAATTCATCTTCTTAATACTTAAacagataaaaatttaaaaatatatgaaattttatcaaaacatcaaaaagataaaaaattcaaaaatttatttatttaaaatttagaaaataaactNNNNNNNNNNNNNNNNNNNNNNNNNNNNNNNNNNNNNNNNNCATTATTCACATATCCACTCATCAACACTATAAGGTTCTTGATTTCAGTCTCAGAATTGGGCTATATGTGATATATAGGCCCAATATCCGCAAGGAtacattaaaaaaagaaaaaagagatgtaccaaaaagagtaaaagaagaaagaccAAAAATATGTGAAACCAAGAAGGCAAGAGACAAGAATCTTGAccgcaaaaagaaaaaagaattatgGGAGCAAGAATCTAAATGATATTACTACTTGTTTTGGCTTCACTCTCCAAGGAAAAAACAAGGTCTCAAGACCAAGGTtcagaaaaccggaccggtcatcaaaccgctctagtcactggttcactggtttactggtttaACCGGTTTAATCgatggttcaaccggaaaaaccgtttagagtagaataataaataaattataaatacacatcctaaaatataattatagtctgatataaatcttaaaatatcttcgaaatttaaaacactacataaaatatcatcaaccaaatacatatgatcttatcaaaatccaaactcaaaagttaaatagtaataaaaacatatctaaatattaaatcccAACATCATGGTTTATCAATCAAAATCCGCAAGAACTTGTTGCAAATCTGCTTCGGTGGGATGATCTTCACCTTCATTCCCACCTTGATCAGCAGAAGAAAGAGATGCAGCATAAAGACCACTACTACCACCGCCACTTTGATATAAATCAGCATCAATTTCAcctaataaaatagaaatgtTATTATTATATGTTAATACTATCTTCCataactaaaattaataaaacatatatgaaattaaaaacagcCACAGCAATAAACATTAACAATTCTAACAATTCTAAACAGCCACAGCAGAACAAATTTGAGAAATTCAGCCAGTCAACAAATATGCAAAACCGAGTCCGTTTCCAGCATTAACAAAGTACAAAACAGTAACAAATTTGAGCTACAAAACAGAAATTTGAGCAACACACAGAAATTGAACTACAAACACAAATTGAACTACAAACAGAAATTGAGCAACAGTGCAACACACAGAAATTCAGCTGCAAACCAAGTTAAGAACAAACAGAAATTGAGCTGCAAATCAAGTTACCAACAACCAGAAATTGAGCTGCAAACCAAGTTACCAAGAAACAGAATTTGAGCTGCAAACCAAGTTACTAACAAACAGAAATTGAGCTGCAAACCAAGTTACTAACAAACAGAAATTGAGCTGCAAACCAGGTTACTAACAAAGATGTTCGCAGAGGCAAAGAACAAAGATGAGCAGAGGAAGAGGAAGTCAGTTCACAGAGGCAAGTCGAAGTTCACAGAGGCAAAGAAGAGAAGAACAAAGCAGAGCAGAGACGAGTTACTCACCGCGCGACGATGAAGACGATGGGACGGGGCAGATGAAGACGAGGCAGACGGCTGGCTACTGGGCAGGGAACCATTTtggacttttcttttctttttttttttttctttttttttcaaacaagTTCGTGTTTCACTTGCACCACTTCACGAGTTTACTGTCACGGCCTTGAACATACTCCAACGCTACCATGCCAGTACTCGAACTTATTCAACCacttgagctaagaccaagtcagaCTAACATTCAAATACttagcaagaaaactaagaacacaagagaacacaagagaaaggaagctttggtgCAAAAAATACTTTATTACTCAAATGTTTAATACAAATGACTCACCCATGACTCACAGTAACTTTCAcctcctatttatagccatccacctccttaATAGATGGTTAAGATTAAATCTAATCATCGGTCCAGATTAATCATCCAGAACCTTCATCATAATTCACAAATATCTATCATACCACAACTTTCTAAATacttctagattattccatactaCTCTTCAGAGTTTTATATACATtcacactcttctagaatactctatgatcTTTTAGAGtcttctaggacattctagaacgttccggaaccatctataacattctcaaacactccagaaaACTATACAAACGTTGTTAAAatctaactttttaaaatttaccgtgacattcTCCCCCACCTAATGCGCAGACGTCCTCGTCGCGTTCTGTTCATGATAGCGCTCTAGGTGTTTTTGAAATTGCCACAGATCTTCACGAGCTTCCCAGCTAGGTCCTTTCCACTTGATCAAGTATTGGATACTTGGTGGTACTCCTCTTCGTCGCACGACACGATTGGCTAAGATCTCTTCGATTTCTTTATCAAAGGATCTAATCACCACAAGCGGATTACGACTCGAGTCACCTCTACTCGGTTCATCTTGGTCTTCATGATATGGTTTAAGCATACTCACAGGAAAGACCGGGTGGATCTTCATAGAGGGAGGAAGTTGTACTTTGTAAGCAACCTCCCCAACACGTCATTTGATCTCAAATGGCCCTTCGTATTTGCGGATTAAACTCTTATGAACCTTGCGAAAGGCTTTGAATTGTTGT contains the following coding sequences:
- the LOC107628937 gene encoding uncharacterized protein LOC107628937; this translates as MKYNEIYHFHHPYHKLKFENSEIPFKCDGCKEVGIGSRYKCSTNTLCDYDLHMQCALPSPTFFHPFYRKCNFQFMSHPPGETARYCNACEKDVNGFVYHCRSCGYDLHPCCAKLPMVVEEGEVKLYLYRKVRSWCHHCGRKGGSWSYRSKCKSYTVHVACVREMLVENWHHVYTNSISISMQSSVHRSKGRMKNRCCDIAAFALQIVISAILGDPTPIISAIVASLISTS